A portion of the Streptomyces sp. NBC_01335 genome contains these proteins:
- a CDS encoding ABC transporter substrate-binding protein codes for MTTGQGQERSAGRTGGADLRSGTTARSRRGFLRAGGGIVAAGALPPVLSGCSGGSGDGLRIVGVTDQQQPVEELLKLYRRSRPGEAFTTSFAPTEQMQTVVRTQLAGGNAPDVHAVYPGSGSAMSMVELARAGLLTDLSTQPWAANIPSAFGTAYRYEGHTYLYSAGSCLIGAIYNKRVFSRAGVEPPSTWQELLAVCTRLRARGVVPIALGAQTPWVTQLISYALVPNAVYAHNARFDDDMAAGRTSFRDSGWADALGRYQELQRKGFFNDNPNGTTFEQQTAMVATGKAAMAVQVSAVLGVFREATESPEDLAMFPFPGGDDPARLWIPAGIVVGLGVSVRARRDPRAADFIAFLGKQENIDRWASAVFAIPFRRDASTTVDPVLEPFLPIVDDGRAVPFMDQRWPNAEVQPAHFAAVQDLLSGETDVRGALGQMDDAYRRAS; via the coding sequence ATGACCACGGGTCAGGGCCAGGAACGCAGCGCGGGTCGCACCGGCGGCGCCGACCTCAGGAGCGGCACCACCGCGCGCAGTCGCCGGGGGTTCCTGCGGGCGGGTGGCGGGATCGTGGCGGCCGGCGCGCTGCCGCCGGTGCTCTCCGGGTGCTCGGGCGGCTCCGGCGACGGGCTGCGGATCGTGGGGGTCACCGACCAGCAGCAGCCGGTGGAGGAGCTGCTGAAGCTCTACCGCAGGAGCCGGCCCGGGGAGGCTTTCACCACCTCGTTCGCGCCGACCGAGCAGATGCAGACCGTGGTCCGCACGCAGCTCGCCGGGGGCAACGCCCCGGACGTGCACGCGGTGTACCCGGGCAGCGGCAGCGCGATGTCCATGGTCGAGCTGGCCAGGGCCGGGCTGCTCACCGATCTCAGCACGCAGCCGTGGGCGGCGAACATCCCGTCGGCCTTCGGTACGGCCTACCGGTACGAGGGGCACACGTACCTCTACTCGGCGGGCAGCTGCCTGATCGGCGCGATCTACAACAAGAGGGTGTTCTCCCGGGCCGGTGTGGAGCCGCCGTCGACCTGGCAGGAGCTGCTGGCGGTCTGTACGAGGCTCAGGGCGCGGGGCGTCGTGCCGATCGCGCTCGGCGCGCAGACGCCGTGGGTGACGCAGCTGATCAGTTACGCGCTGGTGCCCAACGCCGTCTACGCGCACAACGCCCGGTTCGACGACGACATGGCCGCCGGCCGGACGTCCTTCCGCGACTCGGGCTGGGCCGATGCCCTGGGCCGGTACCAGGAGCTCCAGCGCAAAGGTTTCTTCAACGACAACCCCAACGGCACCACGTTCGAGCAGCAGACCGCGATGGTCGCCACCGGGAAGGCCGCGATGGCCGTCCAGGTCTCCGCGGTGCTCGGGGTGTTCCGGGAGGCCACCGAGAGCCCGGAGGACCTGGCGATGTTCCCCTTCCCGGGCGGCGACGATCCGGCGCGGCTGTGGATCCCGGCCGGGATCGTGGTCGGCCTCGGCGTCTCCGTACGGGCGAGGCGGGACCCCAGGGCCGCGGACTTCATCGCGTTCCTCGGGAAGCAGGAGAACATCGACCGCTGGGCGTCCGCCGTCTTCGCGATCCCGTTCCGGCGGGACGCGTCCACCACCGTCGACCCGGTCCTGGAGCCCTTCCTCCCGATCGTGGACGACGGGCGCGCCGTGCCGTTCATGGACCAGCGGTGGCCCAACGCCGAGGTGCAGCCCGCGCACTTCGCGGCCGTACAGGATCTGCTGTCCGGCGAGACGGACGTCCGGGGCGCACTCGGTCAGATGGACGACGCCTACCGGAGGGCCTCATGA
- a CDS encoding carbohydrate ABC transporter permease: MSRSLPQPEEIQPEEPRAGKTGPGRTGPTARPRKTPPTVRIQPPQTPRTRPGRDLTVPPWGFVVPALVVYALVVLYPSIAGVAYAFTDWSGIGDASFVGLANFRALLDDQRTLDSVVNTLLLTIAVVVVQNVVGLLLALGVDTGIRSKSLLRVVFFAPAVVSPVMVAFLWKYVYNPEPTAGLNGLLGAVGLGALRQDWLGDPSLALWSVAAMVVWQYAGYSMVIFLAGLQGVPPELHEAAKIDGAGTWQRFRYVTWPMLAPALTVNLMLSTIGGLKLFDQVYAATNGGPGTASETLSTALFKEAFVYGKFGYSTAVALVLALFVAVVSLVQLRFLRAREVTA; encoded by the coding sequence ATGAGCCGCTCGCTCCCCCAGCCCGAAGAGATCCAGCCCGAGGAGCCCCGAGCGGGGAAGACCGGCCCCGGGAGGACCGGCCCCACGGCTCGGCCGAGGAAGACCCCGCCCACGGTCCGGATCCAGCCACCGCAGACCCCGCGCACGCGCCCCGGCCGTGATCTCACCGTCCCGCCCTGGGGGTTCGTGGTCCCCGCGCTGGTGGTGTACGCGCTCGTGGTGCTCTACCCGAGCATCGCGGGCGTGGCGTACGCGTTCACCGACTGGTCCGGCATCGGCGACGCCTCGTTCGTCGGGCTGGCGAACTTCCGGGCGCTCCTGGACGACCAGCGGACCCTGGACTCCGTGGTCAACACGCTGCTGCTGACCATCGCCGTGGTCGTCGTGCAGAACGTCGTGGGTCTGCTGCTCGCGCTGGGGGTCGACACCGGCATCCGGAGCAAGTCGCTGCTGCGGGTGGTGTTCTTCGCCCCGGCGGTCGTGAGCCCGGTGATGGTCGCGTTCCTCTGGAAGTACGTATACAACCCCGAGCCCACCGCCGGGCTCAACGGCCTGCTGGGGGCCGTCGGTCTCGGCGCCCTGCGGCAGGACTGGCTGGGCGATCCGTCGCTGGCGCTCTGGTCGGTGGCCGCGATGGTCGTCTGGCAGTACGCCGGGTACTCGATGGTCATCTTCCTCGCCGGGCTCCAGGGGGTGCCGCCCGAACTCCACGAGGCGGCCAAGATCGACGGCGCCGGGACCTGGCAGCGGTTCCGCTACGTCACCTGGCCGATGCTCGCCCCGGCGCTGACCGTCAACCTCATGCTGTCGACCATCGGCGGCCTGAAGCTCTTCGACCAGGTGTACGCGGCCACCAACGGCGGCCCCGGTACCGCCAGCGAGACCCTGTCGACGGCCCTCTTCAAGGAGGCGTTCGTGTACGGCAAGTTCGGCTACAGCACCGCGGTGGCCCTGGTCCTCGCGCTCTTCGTCGCGGTGGTCTCCCTGGTCCAGCTCCGCTTCCTGCGCGCCCGGGAGGTGACCGCGTGA
- a CDS encoding carbohydrate ABC transporter permease — translation MTPTKPANPADPAKPAKPARSGQSVRRRARWGSYALELVMIAVAVLFLFPVYALITLALKEPRQIADSPLGLPAPPTAHNFTHAWSSASLGPALVNSAVITTLSLLLLVVLGSTGAYFLARRAQGLGYGLYILFLLGIVLPFQLGMIPLYKLVDGLGWLGTYQGMVLFYTGIQLPFTVFLYTGFIRTLPADYAQAALIDGCDHRQAFTRIVFPLLRPITGTVIILNAVFVWNDFFTPLLYLGGSAKETVPVGVFSFVGQYVSDYGLVFAGLVLAALPVLVVFLLLQRYVIKGFAGGLKG, via the coding sequence GTGACCCCCACGAAGCCGGCGAACCCCGCCGACCCCGCGAAGCCGGCGAAACCCGCGAGGTCCGGGCAGTCCGTCCGCCGCCGCGCCCGCTGGGGGAGTTACGCCCTGGAGCTGGTCATGATCGCCGTCGCGGTCCTCTTCCTCTTCCCGGTGTACGCCCTGATCACGCTGGCGCTCAAGGAGCCCCGGCAGATCGCCGACTCCCCGCTGGGCCTGCCCGCCCCGCCGACCGCGCACAACTTCACCCACGCCTGGTCGTCCGCCTCGCTGGGGCCGGCGCTCGTCAACAGCGCGGTGATCACCACCCTCAGCCTGCTGCTGCTGGTGGTGCTCGGCTCGACGGGCGCGTACTTCCTGGCCCGCCGGGCCCAGGGGCTCGGGTACGGGCTGTACATCCTCTTCCTGCTGGGCATCGTGCTGCCGTTCCAGCTGGGGATGATCCCGCTGTACAAGCTGGTCGACGGTCTCGGCTGGCTCGGTACGTACCAGGGGATGGTGCTCTTCTACACCGGCATCCAGCTGCCGTTCACCGTCTTCCTGTACACCGGCTTCATCCGGACCCTGCCCGCCGACTACGCGCAGGCCGCGCTGATCGACGGGTGCGACCACCGGCAGGCGTTCACCCGGATCGTGTTCCCGCTGCTGCGGCCGATCACCGGCACGGTGATCATCCTGAACGCCGTCTTCGTCTGGAACGACTTCTTCACCCCGCTGCTCTACCTGGGCGGGTCGGCCAAGGAGACCGTGCCGGTGGGGGTGTTCTCCTTCGTCGGCCAGTACGTGTCCGACTACGGGCTCGTCTTCGCCGGACTGGTGCTGGCCGCGCTGCCGGTCCTCGTGGTGTTCCTGCTGCTCCAGCGGTACGTCATCAAGGGGTTCGCCGGGGGGCTCAAGGGCTGA
- a CDS encoding TetR/AcrR family transcriptional regulator has protein sequence MAKATEGNGVPVPQRLLAAATRLFAEQGYDRTSVQEIVEAAGVTKGALYHYFGSKEDLLHEVYARVLRLQQERLDAFANADAPVQKRLRDAAADVVVTTIENLDDASIFFRSMHHLSPEKNKQVRVERRRYHERFRALIEEGQRAGVFSLASPADLVVDYHFGSIHHLSTWYRPDGPLTKQEVADHLADLLLRALRP, from the coding sequence ATGGCCAAGGCGACGGAAGGGAATGGGGTCCCCGTTCCCCAACGGCTGCTGGCCGCCGCCACCCGCCTCTTCGCGGAGCAGGGGTACGACCGCACCTCCGTCCAGGAGATCGTCGAGGCCGCCGGGGTCACCAAGGGCGCCCTTTACCACTACTTCGGCTCCAAGGAGGACCTCCTCCACGAGGTCTACGCCCGGGTGCTCCGCCTGCAGCAGGAGCGCCTCGACGCCTTCGCCAACGCCGACGCACCGGTGCAGAAGCGGCTGCGCGACGCCGCCGCCGACGTGGTCGTGACGACCATCGAGAACCTCGACGACGCCTCGATCTTCTTCCGCTCCATGCACCACCTGAGCCCGGAGAAGAACAAGCAGGTACGCGTCGAACGCCGCCGCTACCACGAGCGCTTCCGCGCCCTGATCGAGGAAGGGCAGCGGGCGGGCGTCTTCTCCCTCGCCAGCCCCGCCGACCTGGTGGTCGACTACCACTTCGGCTCGATCCACCACCTCTCGACCTGGTACCGCCCCGACGGGCCGCTCACCAAGCAGGAGGTCGCCGACCACCTCGCGGACCTGCTGCTGAGGGCGCTCCGCCCGTGA
- a CDS encoding AMP-binding protein, with protein MTTTPDTTTPDTAPSPYTAKPWTGLLSATQLTPVEPAETLVHAFRDAVARAPQHTALAYFDGRLDYRETDALSDSVAGHLAARGLRRGDRVAIMLQNTPHFVLALLGAWKAGATVVPLNPMYKAGEVAHVLADAGVSALFCSDRAWESYLRDTAAAAPGVTIAVTACELDLQTENDPRVLGFERLPVPDGTDDLVTVARKGLAAPAGREPTAADTALISYTSGTSGKPKGAMNSHGNVMVNAERQRKDHPIPEGASYFALAPLFHITGMVCQLAACLANAGTLVLAYRFEASVVLEAFATHRPAYTVGPSTAFMALAAHPDATPAHFASFAVISSGGAPLPPALVEKFRAGFGPYIRNGYGLTECTAPCAAVPPHREAPVDPVSGTLSVGVPGPDTLVRILDETGAEVPLGEQGEIAVRGPQVVSGYWNLPEATAAAFPDGELRTGDIGFMDRQGWLYVVDRKKDMINASGFKVWPREVEDVLYTHPAVREAAVVGVPDTYRGETVRAYVSLRPGAEVAPDELGAYCKERLAAYKYPRQVEILAELPKTASGKILRRELRSSH; from the coding sequence ATGACCACCACCCCGGACACGACCACCCCGGACACGGCCCCGTCCCCGTACACCGCGAAGCCCTGGACCGGGCTGCTCTCCGCGACGCAGCTCACCCCCGTCGAGCCCGCCGAGACGCTGGTGCACGCCTTCCGGGACGCCGTCGCCCGCGCCCCCCAACACACCGCCCTCGCCTACTTCGACGGACGGCTCGACTACCGCGAGACCGACGCGCTCAGCGACTCCGTCGCCGGGCACCTCGCCGCCCGGGGCCTGCGGCGCGGCGACCGCGTCGCGATCATGCTCCAGAACACCCCGCACTTCGTCCTCGCCCTGCTCGGCGCGTGGAAGGCGGGCGCCACCGTCGTACCGCTCAACCCCATGTACAAGGCGGGCGAGGTCGCGCACGTCCTGGCGGACGCCGGAGTGAGCGCGCTCTTCTGCTCGGACCGGGCCTGGGAGTCGTACCTGCGCGACACCGCGGCCGCCGCGCCCGGCGTCACGATCGCCGTCACCGCCTGCGAACTCGACCTCCAGACCGAGAACGACCCGCGCGTCCTCGGCTTCGAGCGGCTGCCGGTCCCCGACGGCACCGACGACCTGGTGACCGTCGCCCGCAAGGGACTCGCCGCCCCCGCCGGCCGTGAGCCCACCGCCGCCGACACCGCGCTGATCAGCTACACCTCGGGCACCAGCGGGAAGCCCAAGGGGGCGATGAACTCCCACGGCAACGTCATGGTCAACGCCGAACGCCAGCGCAAGGACCACCCGATCCCCGAGGGCGCCTCCTACTTCGCCCTCGCCCCGCTCTTCCACATCACCGGCATGGTCTGCCAGCTCGCCGCCTGCCTCGCCAACGCCGGCACCCTCGTGCTCGCCTACCGGTTCGAGGCGAGCGTGGTCCTCGAAGCCTTCGCCACCCACCGCCCCGCCTACACCGTCGGCCCCTCCACCGCCTTCATGGCGCTCGCCGCCCACCCCGACGCCACCCCCGCCCACTTCGCATCCTTCGCGGTGATCTCCTCCGGCGGCGCACCGCTGCCGCCCGCACTGGTGGAGAAGTTCCGGGCGGGCTTCGGCCCGTACATCCGCAACGGCTACGGCCTCACCGAGTGCACCGCCCCCTGCGCCGCCGTACCCCCGCACCGGGAAGCCCCCGTCGACCCCGTCTCCGGCACCCTGTCGGTGGGCGTGCCCGGCCCGGACACCCTCGTCCGCATCCTCGACGAGACCGGCGCGGAGGTGCCGCTCGGCGAGCAGGGCGAGATCGCGGTACGCGGCCCCCAGGTCGTGTCGGGGTACTGGAACCTCCCCGAGGCCACCGCGGCCGCCTTCCCCGACGGCGAACTGCGCACCGGCGACATCGGCTTCATGGACCGCCAGGGCTGGCTCTACGTCGTGGACCGCAAGAAGGACATGATCAACGCCTCCGGGTTCAAGGTCTGGCCCCGCGAGGTGGAGGACGTCCTCTACACCCACCCCGCGGTACGCGAGGCCGCCGTCGTCGGCGTCCCCGACACCTACCGCGGCGAGACGGTCCGCGCCTACGTCAGCCTCCGGCCCGGCGCCGAGGTGGCCCCCGACGAGCTGGGCGCGTACTGCAAGGAACGCCTCGCCGCGTACAAGTACCCGCGCCAGGTCGAGATCCTGGCCGAGCTGCCGAAGACGGCGAGTGGGAAGATCCTCAGACGGGAACTGCGTTCCTCGCACTAG
- a CDS encoding SDR family oxidoreductase — MSTVQGAGVVVTGAGGGIGAALARRFAAEGARVVVNDLGAARIEPLAQEIGGTAIAGDASGIVDAAKDALDGTVDVFCANAGLASPGDVFADEEVWAAAWDVNVMAHVRAARALLPEWLERGSGRFVTTASAAGLLTMIGAAPYSVSKHGAVAFAEWLALTYRHRGIKVHAICPQGVRTDMLTAAGSAGELVLAPTAIEPDAVADALFDAIAKDRFLVLPHPEVAGYYRARAEDPDHWIGGMNKLQRTWEKGTRA; from the coding sequence ATGAGTACGGTGCAAGGCGCCGGCGTAGTGGTCACGGGAGCCGGAGGCGGCATCGGCGCCGCCCTGGCCCGGAGATTCGCCGCCGAGGGTGCGCGGGTGGTCGTCAACGACCTCGGCGCCGCACGGATCGAGCCGCTCGCCCAGGAGATCGGCGGCACGGCGATCGCCGGGGACGCCTCCGGGATCGTGGACGCCGCCAAGGACGCCCTCGACGGCACCGTCGACGTGTTCTGCGCCAATGCCGGACTCGCCTCGCCCGGTGACGTCTTCGCCGACGAGGAGGTGTGGGCCGCCGCCTGGGACGTCAACGTGATGGCCCACGTCCGCGCGGCCCGCGCCCTGCTGCCCGAGTGGCTGGAGCGCGGCAGCGGCCGGTTCGTCACCACCGCCTCCGCCGCGGGCCTGCTGACGATGATCGGCGCCGCGCCCTACAGCGTCAGCAAGCACGGGGCCGTCGCCTTCGCCGAATGGCTCGCACTCACCTACCGCCACCGGGGGATCAAGGTCCACGCGATCTGCCCGCAGGGCGTACGGACCGACATGCTCACCGCCGCCGGATCGGCCGGCGAACTCGTCCTCGCCCCCACCGCCATCGAGCCGGACGCCGTCGCCGACGCGCTCTTCGACGCGATCGCGAAGGACCGCTTCCTCGTCCTGCCCCACCCCGAAGTGGCCGGCTACTACCGGGCCAGGGCCGAGGATCCGGACCACTGGATCGGCGGCATGAACAAACTCCAGCGCACCTGGGAGAAGGGGACCCGCGCATGA
- a CDS encoding exo-beta-N-acetylmuramidase NamZ family protein: MSLTRRGVLAAGGGLGALAVTAAGGGTAAAAGGHGAGSGRGGRGPVRTGFDRLAADGYRLLAGERVGIVTNPTGVTSDVRHIVDVMHADDRVNLTAVFGPEHGFRGTAQAGGSEGRYDDPATGLPVYDTYLKNGAPLADVFTASGVDTVVFDIQDAGARFYTYIWTLYDCMEAAALAGKRFVVLDRPNPVTGRAALGPVLDPAFGTFVGRREIAQAHGMTVAELALFFNTEFFAARPADLDTVTMSGWRRSDFFDATGLPWVPPSPNMPTADTALVYSGTCLFEGTNLSEGRGTTRPFELLGAQGIDHRWADAANALELPGVRFREAYFAPTFSKFSGVTVGGVQLHVDDREVFDPVRTGIALLVTAKATWSGFAWRSDNWIDKLTGNTRVRTMIDAGADTDEVVAAWRPDLAAFRAKRKKYLLYGG, from the coding sequence ATGAGCCTGACCAGACGGGGTGTACTGGCAGCGGGCGGTGGGCTGGGAGCCCTGGCGGTGACCGCCGCGGGCGGGGGTACGGCGGCTGCCGCGGGCGGCCACGGGGCCGGTTCCGGGCGCGGCGGGCGCGGGCCGGTCCGTACCGGCTTCGACCGGCTGGCCGCCGACGGCTACCGGCTGCTGGCAGGCGAACGCGTGGGCATCGTCACCAACCCCACCGGCGTCACCTCCGACGTCCGCCACATCGTGGACGTCATGCACGCCGACGACCGGGTGAACCTCACCGCCGTCTTCGGCCCCGAGCACGGCTTCCGGGGCACCGCCCAGGCGGGCGGCTCCGAGGGGCGGTACGACGACCCGGCGACCGGACTGCCGGTCTACGACACGTACCTGAAGAACGGCGCTCCGCTCGCCGACGTGTTCACGGCCTCCGGCGTCGACACGGTCGTCTTCGACATCCAGGACGCGGGCGCCCGCTTCTACACGTACATCTGGACGCTCTACGACTGCATGGAGGCGGCGGCGCTCGCGGGCAAGCGGTTCGTCGTACTGGACCGGCCGAACCCGGTCACCGGGCGGGCCGCGCTCGGTCCCGTGCTGGACCCGGCGTTCGGGACCTTCGTCGGGCGGCGGGAGATCGCCCAGGCGCACGGGATGACCGTCGCGGAGCTGGCGCTCTTCTTCAACACCGAGTTCTTCGCCGCGCGTCCGGCGGATCTGGACACGGTGACGATGTCGGGGTGGCGGCGCTCCGACTTCTTCGACGCGACGGGCCTACCGTGGGTGCCGCCGAGCCCCAACATGCCGACGGCGGACACCGCGCTCGTCTACTCCGGCACCTGTCTCTTCGAGGGGACGAACCTCTCCGAGGGACGCGGCACCACCCGCCCCTTCGAACTCCTCGGCGCCCAGGGGATCGACCACCGCTGGGCCGACGCCGCCAACGCGCTGGAGCTGCCCGGGGTCCGCTTCCGCGAGGCGTACTTCGCGCCGACCTTCTCCAAGTTCTCCGGCGTCACGGTCGGCGGGGTGCAGCTCCACGTGGACGACCGGGAGGTCTTCGACCCGGTGCGCACCGGCATCGCGCTGCTGGTGACCGCCAAGGCGACCTGGAGCGGCTTCGCCTGGCGGTCCGACAACTGGATCGACAAGCTGACCGGCAACACCCGGGTCCGCACCATGATCGACGCGGGCGCGGACACCGACGAGGTGGTGGCGGCCTGGCGGCCGGACCTCGCGGCTTTCAGGGCCAAGCGGAAGAAGTACCTGCTGTACGGGGGGTGA
- a CDS encoding penicillin acylase family protein: MPPRTRTGKLAATFAAVLALGTSLLAGSLPAGAAPTAVTAVTDHCAGQCADILPPGANGNATLADILGNKLFGTHPAHSDDQLDRYTSLISGQSTLTDAKLTDFFNDASFGVPSGQVESVTSPRGDVTITRDKKTGVPHIVGTTRYGTEFGAGYAAGQDRLWLMDLFRHIGRGELTSFAGGALANQGLEQQFWPQAPYTEADLEAQVQRIRTTEGTRGELAMSDAQAYIDGINAYKDKAKSSRNFPGEYVLTGKIDSITNVGEIVPFKLTDLIAIATVVGGQFGGGGGGEVQAALSLLAAQEKYGVAEGTRVWESFRQREDPEAVLTVHDGTSFPYAQKPATARGTALPDKGSVTAEPLIYDRTGSAGTDLKAPVAAPAALKPLQGVFDDGVIPEGTLPGSGTDAQKRGMSNALVVSGSRTASGNPVAVFGPQTGYFAPQLMMLQEIQGPGISARGVSFAGVGMYIQMGRGEDYAWSATSAAQDITDTYAVPLCEASGATPTRNSTSYLYRGTCTPMEKMERTNSWKPTVADSTAAGSYRMQVWRTDYGIVTHRATVGGKPVAYTSLRTTYRHEADSIIGFQMLNDPAYVTDAASFQQAASNIDYAFNWFYADSRTAAYYNSGMNPERAAGVDPALPIAADRAYEWQGFDPAANTATYTSFAAHPHSSGQDYYISWNNRQAKGYASAGFGLGAVHRADLLDDRVSALVAQGGVTRASLTRAMEQAAVTDLRGEQLLPELLKIIRSQPVTDTALDAVVRQLETWQAAGAQRKETAAGSGTYANADAVRVMDAWWPALMDAEFRPGLGDALYDALAVNLAVDESPAASHGPSGAHSGSAFQYGWWAFADKDLRQVLGENVQGPLAHTYCGNGVLSTCRDALLSTLKQAAAKPATTVYPGDDNCAAGNQWCSDAIIHRALGGITQKSIPWQNRPTYQQVVEFPTHR, translated from the coding sequence ATGCCCCCACGTACACGTACCGGCAAGCTCGCCGCGACCTTCGCGGCCGTCCTCGCACTCGGAACCTCCCTGCTGGCGGGATCACTCCCGGCCGGTGCCGCCCCGACCGCGGTCACCGCGGTCACCGACCACTGCGCCGGGCAGTGCGCGGACATCCTGCCGCCCGGCGCGAACGGCAACGCCACCCTCGCCGACATCCTCGGCAACAAGCTCTTCGGCACCCACCCCGCCCACAGCGACGACCAGCTCGACCGCTACACCTCGCTGATCTCCGGCCAGAGCACCCTCACCGACGCCAAACTGACCGACTTCTTCAACGACGCGTCCTTCGGCGTCCCCTCCGGTCAGGTCGAGTCCGTCACCTCGCCCCGCGGCGACGTCACCATCACCCGGGACAAGAAGACCGGCGTCCCGCACATCGTCGGCACCACCCGCTACGGCACCGAGTTCGGCGCCGGGTACGCGGCGGGCCAGGACCGGCTCTGGCTGATGGACCTCTTCCGCCACATCGGGCGCGGCGAACTCACCTCCTTCGCCGGCGGGGCCCTCGCCAACCAGGGCCTGGAGCAGCAGTTCTGGCCGCAGGCCCCGTACACGGAGGCCGACCTCGAAGCACAGGTCCAGCGGATCAGGACCACCGAGGGCACCCGCGGCGAGCTGGCCATGTCGGACGCGCAGGCGTACATCGACGGCATCAACGCCTACAAGGACAAGGCGAAGTCGAGCCGCAACTTCCCCGGCGAGTACGTCCTCACCGGCAAGATCGACTCGATCACCAACGTCGGCGAGATCGTGCCCTTCAAGCTCACCGACCTGATCGCCATCGCCACCGTCGTCGGCGGCCAGTTCGGCGGGGGAGGCGGCGGCGAGGTGCAGGCCGCGCTCTCGCTGCTCGCCGCCCAGGAGAAGTACGGCGTCGCCGAGGGCACCCGGGTCTGGGAGTCGTTCCGGCAGCGGGAGGACCCGGAGGCCGTCCTCACCGTGCACGACGGCACCTCCTTCCCGTACGCCCAGAAGCCCGCCACCGCGCGCGGCACCGCCCTCCCCGACAAGGGCTCGGTCACCGCCGAACCCCTGATCTACGACCGCACCGGCTCGGCGGGCACCGACCTCAAGGCCCCGGTCGCCGCGCCCGCCGCGCTCAAGCCGCTCCAGGGCGTCTTCGACGACGGCGTCATCCCCGAGGGGACCCTGCCCGGCTCCGGCACCGACGCCCAGAAGCGCGGCATGTCCAACGCCCTGGTGGTCTCCGGCTCGCGCACCGCGAGCGGAAACCCGGTCGCCGTCTTCGGACCCCAGACCGGCTACTTCGCCCCGCAGCTGATGATGCTCCAGGAGATCCAGGGCCCCGGCATCAGCGCCCGGGGCGTCTCCTTCGCGGGCGTCGGCATGTACATCCAGATGGGACGCGGCGAGGACTACGCCTGGAGCGCCACCTCCGCCGCCCAGGACATCACCGACACCTACGCCGTCCCGCTCTGCGAGGCGAGCGGCGCCACCCCGACGAGGAACTCCACCTCCTACCTCTACCGGGGCACCTGCACGCCCATGGAGAAGATGGAGCGGACCAACTCCTGGAAGCCCACCGTCGCCGACTCCACCGCCGCCGGCTCCTACCGGATGCAGGTCTGGCGCACCGACTACGGCATCGTCACCCACCGCGCCACGGTGGGCGGCAAGCCCGTCGCGTACACCTCGCTGCGCACCACCTACCGCCACGAGGCCGACTCCATCATCGGCTTCCAGATGCTCAACGACCCGGCGTACGTGACCGACGCGGCCTCCTTCCAGCAGGCGGCGAGCAACATCGACTACGCCTTCAACTGGTTCTACGCGGACTCCCGCACCGCCGCGTACTACAACAGTGGCATGAACCCGGAGCGGGCCGCCGGCGTGGACCCGGCGCTGCCGATCGCGGCGGACCGGGCGTACGAGTGGCAGGGCTTCGACCCGGCTGCGAACACCGCCACCTACACGTCCTTCGCCGCGCACCCGCACTCCAGCGGCCAGGACTACTACATCTCCTGGAACAACCGGCAGGCCAAGGGGTACGCCTCCGCGGGCTTCGGGCTCGGCGCCGTGCACCGGGCCGACCTGCTGGACGACCGGGTCTCCGCGCTGGTCGCGCAGGGCGGCGTCACCCGCGCCTCCCTCACCAGGGCGATGGAGCAGGCAGCCGTCACCGACCTGCGGGGCGAGCAGCTGCTGCCCGAACTGCTGAAGATCATCCGCTCCCAGCCCGTCACCGACACCGCCCTCGACGCGGTCGTCAGGCAACTGGAGACCTGGCAGGCGGCCGGCGCGCAGCGCAAGGAGACGGCCGCGGGCTCGGGGACGTACGCCAACGCCGACGCCGTACGCGTCATGGACGCCTGGTGGCCCGCGCTGATGGACGCGGAGTTCCGGCCCGGCCTCGGCGACGCGCTCTACGACGCCCTGGCCGTGAACCTGGCGGTGGACGAGTCCCCCGCCGCCAGTCACGGACCCAGCGGCGCGCACAGCGGCTCCGCCTTCCAGTACGGCTGGTGGGCCTTCGCCGACAAGGACCTGCGCCAGGTCCTCGGCGAGAACGTCCAGGGGCCGCTGGCCCACACCTACTGCGGCAACGGTGTCCTCTCCACCTGCCGCGACGCCCTGCTCAGCACCCTGAAGCAGGCCGCCGCCAAGCCCGCCACCACGGTCTACCCGGGCGACGACAACTGCGCGGCGGGCAACCAGTGGTGCAGCGACGCGATCATCCACCGCGCGCTCGGCGGGATCACCCAGAAGTCGATCCCGTGGCAGAACCGGCCGACCTACCAGCAGGTCGTGGAGTTCCCCACACACCGGTGA